A section of the Citrobacter farmeri genome encodes:
- the degP gene encoding serine endoprotease DegP, with product MKKTTLAMSALALSLGLALSPLSATAAETASATTAQQMPSLAPMLEKVMPSVVSINVEGSTTVNTPRMPRNFQQFFGDDSPFCQEGSPFQSSPFCQGGGMQGGNGGGQQQKFMALGSGVIIDAAKGYVVTNNHVVDNATVIKVQLSDGRKFDAKIVGKDPRSDIALIQIQDPKNLTAIKLADSDTLRVGDYTVAIGNPFGLGETVTSGIVSALGRSGLNAQNYENFIQTDAAINRGNSGGALVNLNGELIGINTAILAPDGGNIGIGFAIPSNMVKNLTSQMVEFGQVKRGELGIMGTELSSELAKAMKVDAQRGAFVSQVMPNSSASKAGIKAGDVITSLNGKPISSFAALRAQVGTMPVGSKITLGLLRDGKPVTVNLELQQSSQTQVDSSSIFSGIEGAEMSNKGQDKGVVVNNVKANTPAAQIGLKKGDVIVGANQQPVKNIAELRKILDSKPSVLALNIQRGDSNIYLLMQ from the coding sequence ATGAAAAAAACCACATTAGCAATGAGTGCACTGGCTCTGAGTTTAGGTTTGGCGTTATCCCCGCTTTCTGCAACGGCAGCTGAAACTGCATCAGCCACGACCGCACAGCAGATGCCAAGTCTGGCACCGATGCTCGAAAAAGTGATGCCATCGGTGGTCAGCATTAACGTGGAAGGTAGCACAACCGTCAATACGCCGCGTATGCCGCGTAATTTCCAGCAGTTCTTTGGCGATGATTCCCCGTTCTGCCAGGAAGGTTCACCGTTCCAGAGCTCGCCATTCTGTCAGGGCGGCGGCATGCAGGGCGGTAACGGTGGCGGCCAGCAGCAGAAGTTTATGGCGCTGGGTTCCGGTGTCATCATTGATGCTGCGAAAGGCTATGTCGTCACCAACAACCACGTGGTGGATAACGCCACGGTGATTAAAGTTCAACTGAGCGATGGCCGTAAATTCGATGCGAAGATCGTCGGTAAGGACCCGCGTTCTGATATCGCGCTGATCCAGATTCAGGATCCAAAAAACCTGACGGCGATTAAACTGGCTGACTCCGACACACTGCGCGTGGGAGATTACACTGTCGCCATCGGTAACCCGTTTGGTCTGGGCGAGACGGTGACCTCCGGTATTGTCTCAGCGCTGGGTCGTAGCGGCCTGAATGCGCAAAACTATGAAAACTTCATCCAGACCGATGCGGCGATCAACCGGGGTAACTCTGGCGGTGCGTTGGTTAACCTGAACGGCGAGCTGATCGGTATTAACACGGCGATCCTCGCGCCGGACGGCGGCAACATCGGTATCGGTTTTGCGATCCCAAGCAATATGGTGAAAAACCTGACCTCTCAGATGGTGGAATTCGGCCAGGTGAAACGCGGTGAGCTGGGGATCATGGGTACCGAACTGAGCTCCGAACTGGCGAAAGCGATGAAAGTCGACGCTCAGCGCGGGGCGTTTGTCAGCCAGGTCATGCCGAACTCGTCTGCCTCGAAGGCGGGAATTAAAGCCGGGGATGTGATCACCTCTCTGAACGGTAAGCCGATCAGCAGCTTTGCCGCACTGCGTGCCCAGGTTGGCACGATGCCGGTGGGCAGTAAAATTACCCTCGGCCTGCTGCGTGACGGTAAGCCGGTTACTGTTAATCTGGAACTGCAGCAGAGCAGCCAGACTCAGGTTGATTCCAGCTCCATCTTCAGCGGCATTGAAGGGGCTGAAATGAGCAATAAAGGTCAGGATAAAGGTGTCGTGGTGAACAACGTGAAAGCGAACACCCCGGCGGCGCAGATTGGCCTGAAGAAAGGGGATGTGATTGTCGGCGCGAACCAGCAGCCGGTGAAAAACATCGCTGAACTGCGTAAAATTCTTGACAGCAAACCGTCTGTCCTGGCGCTGAACATTCAGCGTGGCGACAGCAATATCTACCTGTTGATGCAGTAA
- the clcA gene encoding H(+)/Cl(-) exchange transporter ClcA, translating into MKTETPSFEAQQIVRLRRRDQIRRLLERDKTPLAILLMAAVVGTLTGLAGVAFEKAVSWVQNLRIGALVNVADHPLMLWPLAFILSALLAMVGYFLVRKFAPEAGGSGIPEIEGALEELRPVRWWRVLPVKFIGGMGTLGAGMVLGREGPTVQIGGNIGRMVLDIFRMRSAEARHTLLATGAAAGLSAAFNAPLAGILFIIEEMRPQFRYNLISIKAVFTGVIMSSIVFRIFNGESPIIEVGKLSNAPVNTLWLYLILGMIFGCVGPVFNKLVLGTQDMFQRFHHGNTTKWVLMGGAIGGLCGILGLIEPAAAGGGFNLIPIAAAGNFSVGLLLFIFIARVMTTLLCFSSGAPGGIFAPMLALGTLLGTAFGMAATAGFPHYQLEAGTFAIAGMGALLAASVRAPLTGIVLVLEMTDNYQLILPMIITCLGATLLAQFLGGKPLYSTILARTLAKQEAEQAAKSQTTTAGENT; encoded by the coding sequence ATGAAGACAGAAACTCCCTCTTTTGAAGCACAGCAAATTGTGCGCTTACGGCGCAGGGATCAAATCCGTCGGCTCCTGGAGCGTGATAAAACGCCGCTGGCGATCTTATTGATGGCGGCAGTGGTGGGGACGCTCACCGGTCTGGCAGGCGTGGCGTTCGAAAAAGCGGTGAGCTGGGTGCAAAACCTGCGTATCGGTGCGCTGGTGAATGTGGCCGATCATCCGCTTATGCTCTGGCCGCTGGCGTTTATTCTCTCTGCATTACTGGCGATGGTTGGCTATTTTCTGGTGCGTAAATTTGCGCCGGAAGCGGGCGGGTCGGGGATTCCGGAGATCGAAGGGGCGCTGGAAGAGCTTCGCCCCGTTCGCTGGTGGCGCGTATTACCGGTCAAGTTTATTGGCGGGATGGGAACGCTGGGGGCGGGCATGGTGCTGGGGCGCGAAGGCCCGACAGTGCAAATTGGCGGCAATATTGGCCGCATGGTACTGGATATCTTCCGCATGCGCAGCGCCGAAGCGCGACACACCCTCCTGGCAACCGGCGCGGCCGCTGGGCTTTCCGCCGCGTTTAATGCACCGCTGGCGGGCATACTGTTTATCATTGAGGAGATGCGCCCGCAGTTTCGCTACAACCTTATCTCGATCAAAGCCGTTTTTACCGGCGTGATCATGTCGAGCATTGTTTTTCGCATCTTCAATGGCGAATCGCCGATCATCGAGGTGGGGAAACTGTCCAACGCGCCGGTTAATACGCTATGGCTGTACCTGATCCTCGGGATGATTTTCGGCTGCGTGGGACCTGTCTTCAATAAGCTGGTGCTGGGTACCCAGGATATGTTCCAGCGTTTTCATCACGGTAATACCACTAAATGGGTGCTAATGGGCGGGGCGATTGGCGGTCTGTGCGGCATTCTGGGGCTGATTGAACCTGCGGCGGCGGGCGGCGGTTTTAACCTTATCCCGATTGCTGCGGCGGGTAATTTTAGCGTCGGGCTACTGCTGTTTATCTTTATTGCGCGGGTGATGACCACCTTGCTCTGTTTCTCTTCTGGTGCGCCGGGCGGCATCTTTGCCCCGATGCTGGCGTTGGGTACACTGCTGGGGACGGCATTTGGTATGGCAGCAACCGCCGGTTTCCCGCACTATCAGCTTGAGGCAGGGACCTTTGCCATCGCCGGAATGGGCGCACTGCTGGCGGCTTCGGTGCGTGCGCCGTTGACCGGGATTGTGCTGGTGCTGGAGATGACCGATAACTATCAGCTCATTTTGCCAATGATTATTACCTGTCTTGGCGCAACACTATTGGCACAGTTCCTCGGTGGAAAACCGCTATACTCCACTATTCTTGCCCGCACGCTGGCGAAGCAGGAAGCGGAGCAGGCGGCAAAAAGTCAGACGACCACCGCTGGCGAGAATACTTGA
- the erpA gene encoding iron-sulfur cluster insertion protein ErpA, whose translation MSDDVALPLQFTEAAANKVKSLIADEENPNLKLRVYITGGGCSGFQYGFTFDDQINEGDMTIEKQGVGLVVDPMSLQYLVGGSVDYTEGLEGSRFIVTNPNAKSTCGCGSSFSI comes from the coding sequence ATGAGTGATGACGTAGCGCTGCCACTGCAATTTACTGAAGCAGCAGCCAATAAAGTAAAAAGCCTGATCGCTGACGAAGAAAACCCGAACCTGAAACTGCGTGTGTATATCACCGGGGGGGGATGCAGCGGTTTCCAGTATGGTTTTACCTTTGATGATCAGATCAACGAAGGCGATATGACCATCGAGAAACAGGGCGTAGGCCTGGTGGTTGACCCAATGAGCCTGCAGTATCTGGTCGGCGGCTCCGTTGACTACACCGAAGGTCTGGAAGGTTCCCGCTTCATAGTCACCAACCCGAATGCGAAAAGCACCTGCGGGTGTGGTTCTTCCTTCAGCATCTGA
- the btuF gene encoding vitamin B12 ABC transporter substrate-binding protein BtuF translates to MAKSLFRALAALLLALPVWLHAAPRVISLSPANTELAFAAGITPVGVSSYSDYPSEAQRIEQVSTWQGMNLERIVALKPDLVLAWRGGNAERQVNQLTSLGIRVMWVDAVTIAQIADTLQKLAAFSPHPEMAKRAAQTLLDDYSQLKSQYASKAKKRVFLQFGINPPFTSGKGSIQNEVIELCGGENIFAGSRVPWPQVSREQVLARAPQAIVVAGDAGEILKIKQYWGDQLQIPVISLNSDWFERASPRIILAAKQLCNALAQVN, encoded by the coding sequence ATGGCTAAATCCCTCTTCAGGGCGCTTGCCGCCCTGCTGTTAGCCCTTCCGGTGTGGCTGCATGCCGCACCTCGTGTGATTTCACTCTCTCCAGCCAATACGGAACTCGCTTTTGCCGCCGGGATCACGCCCGTTGGCGTCAGCAGCTATTCTGACTATCCGTCCGAGGCACAACGCATTGAACAAGTCTCGACCTGGCAAGGTATGAATCTGGAACGGATTGTGGCGCTGAAGCCGGATCTGGTCCTCGCCTGGCGCGGCGGCAATGCCGAACGGCAGGTGAATCAACTCACCTCGCTGGGCATCAGGGTCATGTGGGTCGATGCCGTCACGATTGCGCAGATCGCCGACACGTTGCAGAAACTGGCCGCTTTTAGCCCGCATCCTGAAATGGCAAAGCGCGCCGCGCAAACCTTGCTGGACGACTATTCGCAGCTAAAATCTCAGTATGCCAGCAAAGCGAAAAAACGCGTGTTTTTGCAGTTTGGCATCAATCCTCCCTTTACCAGCGGAAAAGGGTCAATTCAAAACGAGGTTATTGAGCTCTGCGGTGGAGAAAATATCTTTGCCGGCAGCCGGGTTCCCTGGCCGCAGGTCAGTCGCGAACAGGTGCTGGCGCGCGCGCCGCAAGCGATCGTTGTCGCCGGAGATGCGGGGGAAATTCTCAAAATTAAGCAATACTGGGGTGATCAGCTACAAATTCCGGTAATTTCCCTCAACAGTGACTGGTTTGAACGCGCAAGCCCGCGTATTATCCTCGCCGCAAAACAGCTCTGTAATGCGCTTGCCCAGGTGAATTAG
- the hemL gene encoding glutamate-1-semialdehyde 2,1-aminomutase produces MSKSENLYSAARELIPGGVNSPVRAFTGVGGTPLFIEKADGAYLYDVDGKAYIDYVGSWGPMVLGHNHPAIRNAVIEAAERGLSFGAPTEMEVKMAELVTELVPTMDMVRMVNSGTEATMSAIRLARGFTGRDKIIKFEGCYHGHADCLLVKAGSGALTLGQPNSPGVPADFAKHTLTCTYNDLNSVRAAFEQFPQEIACIIVEPVAGNMNCIPPQPEFLPGLRALCDEFGALLIIDEVMTGFRVALAGAQDYYNVVPDLTCLGKIIGGGMPVGAFGGRRDVMDALAPTGPVYQAGTLSGNPIAMAAGFACLTEVAQPGIHETLDELTTRLAEGLLEAAQETAIPLVVNHVGGMFGIFFTDAKTVTCYQDVMACDVERFKRFFHMMLDEGIYLAPSAFEAGFMSVAHSMEDINNTIDAARRVFAKL; encoded by the coding sequence ATGAGTAAGTCTGAAAACCTCTACAGCGCGGCACGCGAGCTCATCCCCGGCGGCGTTAACTCCCCTGTTCGCGCCTTTACTGGCGTGGGTGGTACTCCGCTGTTTATCGAAAAAGCAGACGGCGCCTATTTGTACGATGTCGATGGTAAAGCCTATATCGATTACGTTGGCTCCTGGGGTCCGATGGTACTGGGTCACAATCATCCGGCAATCCGTAATGCGGTTATCGAAGCCGCCGAGCGGGGCTTAAGCTTCGGTGCGCCAACCGAGATGGAAGTCAAAATGGCGGAATTAGTGACCGAACTGGTCCCGACAATGGACATGGTGCGAATGGTAAACTCCGGTACGGAAGCAACCATGAGCGCCATTCGTCTGGCGCGAGGTTTCACCGGCCGCGATAAGATCATCAAATTTGAAGGCTGCTACCACGGCCACGCGGACTGTTTGCTGGTGAAAGCGGGTTCCGGCGCGCTGACGCTGGGCCAGCCGAACTCTCCGGGCGTACCGGCAGATTTCGCGAAGCACACTCTGACCTGTACCTATAACGATCTTAATTCCGTGCGCGCCGCGTTTGAGCAGTTCCCGCAGGAGATCGCCTGTATCATCGTAGAGCCCGTGGCGGGCAATATGAACTGCATCCCACCGCAACCGGAATTCCTGCCGGGTCTGCGTGCGCTGTGCGATGAGTTTGGCGCGTTGCTGATCATCGACGAAGTGATGACCGGCTTCCGCGTGGCGCTGGCGGGCGCGCAGGATTACTATAACGTGGTGCCGGATCTGACCTGTCTGGGCAAAATCATCGGCGGCGGTATGCCTGTGGGCGCGTTTGGCGGTCGTCGCGACGTGATGGATGCGCTGGCACCCACTGGTCCGGTCTATCAGGCGGGCACCCTCTCCGGCAACCCAATTGCGATGGCAGCAGGTTTTGCCTGTCTGACCGAAGTCGCGCAACCGGGCATTCACGAAACGCTGGATGAACTGACGACGCGACTGGCGGAAGGTCTGCTGGAAGCGGCACAGGAAACCGCGATCCCGCTGGTCGTTAACCACGTCGGCGGCATGTTTGGGATTTTCTTCACCGACGCGAAAACCGTCACCTGCTATCAGGACGTGATGGCCTGCGACGTTGAGCGCTTTAAGCGCTTCTTCCACATGATGCTGGACGAAGGGATTTACCTTGCGCCATCCGCGTTTGAAGCGGGCTTTATGTCCGTGGCGCACAGCATGGAAGACATCAACAACACTATCGACGCAGCACGCCGGGTGTTTGCTAAGCTGTAA
- the cdaR gene encoding DNA-binding transcriptional regulator CdaR — MAGWHLDTKMAQDIVARTMRIIDTNINVMDARGRIIGSGDRERIGELHEGALLVLSQGRVVDIDDAVARHLHGVRQGINLPLRLEGEIVGVIGLTGEPEHLRKYGELVCMTAEMMLEQSRLMHLLAQDSRLREELVMNLIQAEENTPALTEWAQRLGIDLNQPRVVAVVEVDSGQLGVDSAMAELQQLQNALTTPERNNLIAIVSLTEMVVLKPALNSFGRWDAEDHRKRVEQLIARMKENGQLRFRVSLGNYFTGPGSIARSYRTARTTMMVGKQRMPESRSYFYQDLMLPVLLDSLRGGWQANELARPLVRLKAMDNNGLLRRTLAAWFRHNVQPLATSKALFIHRNTLEYRLNRISELTGLDLGNFDDRLLLYVALQLDEQR; from the coding sequence ATGGCTGGCTGGCATCTTGATACCAAAATGGCGCAGGATATCGTGGCGCGCACGATGCGCATTATTGATACCAATATCAACGTAATGGATGCCCGTGGGCGGATTATCGGCAGCGGCGATCGCGAGCGTATTGGGGAATTGCACGAAGGCGCGCTGTTAGTTCTCTCTCAGGGCCGCGTGGTGGATATCGATGACGCCGTTGCGCGCCATCTGCACGGCGTTCGTCAGGGGATCAACCTGCCGCTGCGCCTGGAAGGCGAGATCGTCGGCGTGATTGGCCTGACCGGCGAGCCTGAGCATCTACGCAAGTATGGCGAACTGGTGTGCATGACGGCAGAGATGATGCTTGAGCAGTCGCGCCTGATGCACCTGCTGGCTCAGGACAGTCGTCTGCGTGAAGAGCTGGTGATGAACCTGATTCAGGCAGAAGAGAACACACCGGCATTGACCGAATGGGCACAACGTTTAGGCATCGATCTCAACCAGCCGCGCGTAGTGGCGGTAGTCGAAGTGGACAGCGGACAACTCGGCGTTGACAGCGCCATGGCGGAATTGCAGCAGCTACAGAACGCGCTGACCACCCCGGAGCGCAATAACCTGATTGCGATTGTTTCGCTGACCGAGATGGTGGTGCTAAAACCCGCGCTAAATTCGTTTGGCCGCTGGGATGCCGAAGATCACCGCAAGCGCGTTGAACAGCTTATTGCGCGTATGAAAGAGAATGGGCAGTTACGCTTTCGCGTTTCGCTGGGCAACTACTTTACCGGGCCAGGCAGTATTGCGCGTTCGTACCGTACCGCGCGTACGACGATGATGGTGGGTAAACAGCGAATGCCAGAAAGTCGTAGCTACTTTTATCAGGATTTGATGCTGCCGGTGTTGCTCGACAGTCTGCGCGGTGGCTGGCAGGCCAATGAGCTGGCGCGTCCGCTGGTACGGCTGAAGGCGATGGACAATAACGGTTTGTTGCGCCGCACTCTGGCGGCATGGTTTCGTCACAACGTGCAGCCGCTTGCAACCTCGAAAGCGCTGTTTATTCACCGTAATACGCTGGAGTACCGACTGAATCGAATCTCGGAATTGACCGGGCTGGATTTAGGCAACTTTGACGATCGGCTGCTGCTGTACGTAGCGTTGCAACTGGATGAGCAGCGTTGA
- the dgt gene encoding dGTPase → MSQIDFRKKINWHRRFRSPQGVKTEHEILRIFESDRGRIINSPAIRRLQQKTQVFPLERNAAVRTRLTHSMEVQQVGRYIAKEVLSRLKEQKLLEQYGLDELTGPFESIVEMSCLMHDIGNPPFGHFGEAAINDWFRQRLHPADAESQPLTEERCIVATLRLREGEESLNDIRRKVRQDLCQFEGNAQGIRLVHTLMRMNLTWAQVGGILKYTRPAWWRGETPATHNYLMKKPGYYLSEEPYIARLRKELDLAVYSRFPLTWIMEAADDISYCVADLEDAVEKRIFSVEQLYHHLHEAWGQHEKGSLFAQVVENAWDKSRANYLSRSTEDQFFMYLRVNTLNKLVPYAAQRFIDNLEQIFEGRFNQALLEDGSSFSRLLKIYKNVAMKHVFSHPDVEQLELQGYRVISGLLDIYRPLLSLSLTDFSELVEKERLQRFPIESRLFQKLSTRHRLAYVEAVGKLTSDSPEYPVLEYYYRCRLIQDYISGMTDLYAWDEYRRLMAVEQ, encoded by the coding sequence ATGTCACAGATTGATTTCCGGAAAAAAATAAACTGGCACCGTCGTTTTCGTTCACCGCAAGGGGTAAAAACCGAGCATGAGATCTTGCGCATTTTTGAAAGCGACCGTGGGCGCATTATTAACTCTCCGGCGATCCGTCGCTTGCAGCAAAAAACCCAGGTATTCCCCCTCGAGCGTAATGCCGCCGTGCGTACGCGTCTTACCCATTCGATGGAAGTTCAGCAGGTGGGGCGTTATATCGCCAAAGAGGTTTTAAGCCGCCTCAAAGAACAGAAATTGCTGGAACAATACGGTCTGGATGAGTTGACGGGACCGTTTGAAAGTATCGTCGAAATGTCCTGCCTGATGCATGACATCGGCAACCCGCCATTTGGCCATTTTGGCGAGGCGGCAATCAATGACTGGTTTCGCCAGCGCTTACATCCGGCGGATGCGGAAAGCCAGCCCTTAACGGAAGAACGTTGCATTGTGGCGACGCTGCGCCTGCGCGAAGGCGAGGAGTCGCTGAACGATATCCGTCGTAAAGTACGCCAGGATCTGTGTCAGTTCGAAGGGAATGCGCAAGGGATTCGGTTGGTACACACGTTGATGCGGATGAACCTGACATGGGCCCAGGTCGGTGGGATCTTAAAATATACCCGTCCGGCGTGGTGGCGGGGGGAGACACCGGCGACGCACAACTATTTAATGAAAAAACCGGGCTATTATCTTTCTGAAGAACCGTATATTGCGAGGTTACGTAAAGAACTGGATCTCGCCGTTTACAGTCGTTTTCCGTTAACGTGGATAATGGAAGCCGCTGATGATATCTCTTATTGCGTGGCGGATCTGGAAGATGCGGTTGAAAAAAGAATCTTCAGCGTTGAGCAACTCTATCATCATTTACATGAGGCCTGGGGACAGCATGAGAAAGGTTCTCTCTTTGCGCAGGTTGTCGAAAATGCCTGGGATAAATCGCGTGCGAATTATCTGAGCCGTAGTACTGAAGATCAATTTTTCATGTATTTGCGGGTGAATACACTTAATAAACTGGTGCCCTACGCCGCACAGCGTTTTATTGATAACCTGGAGCAAATCTTTGAAGGAAGGTTTAATCAGGCATTGCTGGAAGATGGCAGCAGCTTTAGCCGCCTGCTGAAAATCTACAAAAATGTTGCGATGAAACATGTGTTTAGCCATCCGGATGTGGAACAGCTCGAATTACAGGGCTATCGGGTGATCAGTGGCTTACTCGATATCTACCGTCCTTTATTAAGTCTGTCGCTTACGGATTTCAGTGAGCTGGTGGAAAAAGAGCGCCTGCAGCGCTTTCCTATTGAATCTCGTTTATTTCAGAAGCTGTCAACGCGCCACCGACTGGCCTACGTGGAGGCCGTGGGTAAATTAACATCAGATTCACCTGAGTATCCTGTGCTGGAATATTATTACCGCTGCCGGCTGATCCAGGATTATATCAGCGGCATGACCGACCTCTATGCCTGGGATGAATATCGTCGCCTGATGGCGGTCGAACAATAA
- the mtnN gene encoding 5'-methylthioadenosine/S-adenosylhomocysteine nucleosidase yields the protein MKIGIIGAMEEEVTLLRDKIENRQTLTLGGCEIYTGQLNGTDVALLKSGIGKVAAALGATLLLERCKPDVIINTGSAGGLAPTLKVGDIVVSDEARYHDADVTAFGYEFGQLPGCPAGFKADEKLVAAAESCIAQLNLNAVRGLIVSGDAFINGSVGLAKIQHNFPQAIAVEMEATAIAHVCHNFKVPFVVVRAISDVADQQSHLSFDEFLAVAAKQSTLMVESLVQKLAHG from the coding sequence ATGAAAATCGGCATCATTGGTGCAATGGAAGAAGAGGTTACGCTGCTGCGTGACAAAATTGAAAACCGTCAAACTCTCACCCTGGGCGGTTGCGAAATTTACACCGGTCAGCTTAACGGAACCGACGTTGCGCTGCTGAAATCCGGTATTGGTAAAGTCGCGGCAGCGCTGGGCGCAACGCTGCTGCTTGAACGCTGCAAGCCGGACGTCATTATTAACACCGGTTCCGCGGGCGGTCTCGCACCGACGCTGAAAGTGGGTGACATTGTGGTGTCTGATGAAGCGCGCTATCACGACGCTGACGTCACCGCATTTGGCTATGAGTTTGGTCAACTGCCAGGCTGCCCGGCCGGCTTTAAAGCCGATGAAAAACTGGTCGCCGCCGCGGAATCCTGCATTGCACAACTGAACCTCAACGCGGTGCGTGGTCTGATCGTCAGTGGTGATGCCTTTATCAACGGTTCCGTAGGACTGGCCAAAATTCAGCATAATTTCCCACAGGCGATTGCTGTTGAAATGGAAGCCACTGCGATTGCCCACGTTTGCCATAACTTCAAGGTACCGTTTGTGGTGGTCCGCGCGATCTCTGACGTCGCCGACCAGCAGTCCCATCTCAGCTTTGATGAATTCCTGGCCGTTGCCGCGAAGCAATCCACGTTGATGGTCGAATCGCTGGTACAGAAACTGGCGCATGGCTAA
- the yadW gene encoding small protein YadW, with product MNIGSEFAQLPMSFGAKI from the coding sequence ATGAATATTGGGTCAGAATTTGCCCAATTGCCGATGTCGTTTGGAGCAAAAATATGA
- a CDS encoding TRIC cation channel family protein — protein sequence MLVYWLDIVGTAVFAISGVLLAGKLRMDPFGVLVLGVVTAVGGGTIRDMALDNGPVFWVKDPTDLVVAMVTSMLTILLVRQPRRLPKWMLPVLDAVGLAVFVGIGVNKAFIAGTGPLVAICMGVITGVGGGIIRDVLAREIPMILRTEIYATACIIGGIVHATAHYTFAMPLEAASMLGMVVTLVIRLAAIRWHLKLPTFALDENGR from the coding sequence ATGCTCGTCTATTGGCTGGATATTGTAGGTACCGCGGTATTTGCCATCTCTGGCGTGTTACTGGCCGGAAAACTACGTATGGACCCGTTTGGCGTGCTGGTTTTAGGCGTGGTTACCGCCGTGGGCGGCGGGACGATCCGCGATATGGCATTAGATAACGGGCCCGTTTTCTGGGTCAAAGATCCTACCGATCTGGTGGTGGCAATGGTTACCAGCATGTTGACAATTCTGCTGGTGCGTCAGCCCCGACGCTTACCCAAATGGATGCTGCCGGTGCTGGACGCCGTCGGTCTGGCGGTGTTTGTTGGCATTGGCGTCAACAAAGCGTTTATTGCAGGGACCGGCCCCCTGGTGGCTATCTGTATGGGCGTCATTACCGGTGTGGGCGGCGGTATCATTCGCGATGTGCTGGCGCGGGAAATCCCAATGATCCTGCGTACGGAAATCTACGCGACAGCCTGTATCATCGGCGGGATTGTCCACGCAACCGCACATTACACTTTCGCGATGCCGTTAGAAGCCGCCAGTATGTTGGGGATGGTTGTCACGCTGGTGATTCGCCTCGCGGCGATCCGCTGGCATCTGAAGCTACCGACATTTGCGCTAGATGAGAATGGACGTTGA